The uncultured Trichococcus sp. DNA segment CAGAAATCGGGACCACTTCATTGAACTCATTGTCTGAAGTATAGTCCATGATGATTTTCAGCAATTCTTCCGGCTTGACCTGATCGATTTTGTTGATGATCAAAAATTTCGGAGTGCGCAGGTTCTTGAGTTTCTCAAGAATGAAATTGTCGCCCGCTCCTCTTTTTTCTGCCGCATTCACCATGAACAAAACCAAATCCACTTCATTGAAGGTGCTGTATGCGCTCTTCAACATGAAATCGTTCAAGCGCGTCTGCGGTTTGTGGATTCCGGGGGTGTCGATGAAGACAATCTGGGAATCATCCGAAGTGACAACGCCTTGGATCTTATTCCGGGTGGTCTGTGGGACATCGCTCATGATGGCGACCTTTTGACCGACGATGCGGTTCAAAAGTGTCGATTTTCCAACGTTCGGTCTCCCGATGATGGAGACGAATCCTGATTTGAAACCTTCTTTTTTATTCATAAAAAACTCCTCAAATTAACTTATAATATAATTCCACGAACTTGGGCAAAAATATGATTGCCGCAATAAGGACGGCAAAGAATGCAGTAACCAAAACCGCTCCGGCAGCAATGTCCTTTGCTTTCTTTGCGAGAGGATGGTATTCGTAATCCGTCACCAAATCGACCACGTTTTCAAATATCGTGTTCAGGAACTCCATGATGATGACCAAAAATATGCAGAAAATGATCACGATCCATTCCATTGGGCTCGATTCGAATAACCACGCCAACAGGAGCGGTACCACGCCAAACAAGGCATGACTGCGCATGTTTTTCTCTTCTTTGAGGATAATGCCGATGCCGTCCAATGCATGCTTCACTGAAGCAAAAAAATTTGGATTCTTCCCGATTTTCCCCATCTTTTCCCTACTCGTCCCTTTTAAGTCCATAAGCATCCAGTATCTCTTTCTGAAGACCGAACATTTCCTTTTCGTCTTCTTCCGTCATATGGTCATAACCATTCAAATGCAGGAAACCATGCAAAGCAAGGAAGCCTAGCTCTCTTTCGAAACTGTGGCCATAGGACTGCGCTTGTTCAGCGGTCTTGTCGGTCGAGATGATGATATCGCCGATATTTGTCGGAAAAGCGCCGGTTATGCTTTCCATGTTGATCGGGAAATCGTCATCCATATCATCGTTCAGCGCAAAGCTGATGACATCCGTGGCCTGATCTTTGTTGCGGTATTCGCGGTTGATCTCCCTGATGCGCTCGTTGCCCACAAAGGTGATCGACAATTCGGTATCGGGCGGCAGTTTCAGATACTCCCCCGCAAAAGAAATCAAGGAATGGACCAATTCGGTGTGCTCATTCTGTACAGATTCAGTTTCATCAAAAATATCTATTTCCATATTATCGCTCACTTTTCTATGTTGTGTTTTGTTTCCTCTTTGACATCGTATGCTTTGATGATGCTCGCAACGACCGGATGGCGCACGACATCATAAGTATCAAAGGTGACAAAAGTGATATCCGGGATACCCCGTAGTTTCTTCTCGGCATCGATCAATCCTGAAAGTGCGCCTTTCGGCAAATCGATCTGGGTCTTGTCGCCGTTGACGATCATTTTTGACCCGAAGCCGAGTCTCGTCAGGAACATTTTCATTTGCGCGACAGTCGTGTTCTGCGCTTCATCAAGGATGATGAAGGCATCTTCAAGTGTCCGTCCGCGCATGTAGGCGAGCGGCGCAATTTCGATGACACCTCTATCCATCAAGCGGGTCGTGTGCTCAACACCGTAGATGGCATAAAGAGCATCATAGACCGGCCGCAGATAAGGGTCCACTTTTTCCTTCAGATCGCCGGGCAGGAATCCGAGATTTTCGCCAGCCTCAACAGCCGGACGGGTAAGGATGATTTTTTTTACCTTGCCGTTCTTCAGAGCCTCAACGGCCATCACCACGGCCAAGAAGGTTTTTCCGGTTCCGGCAGGCCCTATTCCGAAAACGACATCTTTTTTCTTGACGGCCTGCACATATTGTCTTTGACCGAAATTCTTCGCACGGATTGGCTTGCCTGCGTATGACCTGCCGATTTCCTCCTCATAAAGGTTGATGAAGAAGTCGAGGCTTCCGCGTTCTGACATTTTTATAGCTGTGACGATATCTGTTTGTGAAATAGGGATGCCGCGCGCTAACAATTCCAATAGTTGCTTCAATAAGGAGCGGGTCTTGTCGACAGCCGTTTCTTCGCCACTGATTTCGATTTTCATGCCGCGGCTTGTAATGGTCACATGCAAAGCGTCTTCCAGCATCTTCAGATGCTTGTCCTGCGATCCAAATAATTGAGGCAAAACGGATGCGTCCACCACTTCAATTTTCTCTGTTTTATTCACTTTATCGGTCAAACAAGCTACACTCCTCTTTTTGGGGATTTTTTCACTGCTCATTGCTAATAGTATACCATAAAGCGGCATGGCTTATGAAAATATTTATCCCCTTGCATTGAGGGCGATTTTGCTGGACGACAAAAAAATGGAATGATACGGAGATCATCCCATTCTTTATCGATTAGTCTCTAAGAATTTTAGAAAGTAAGTATCCGGCTGTTAGAATTTACGTTTTCTGGCAGCTTCAGATTTTTTCTTGCGTCTCACACTTGGCTTTTCATAAAATTCATGTTTACGAGCGTCTTGTAGAGTTCCAGTTTTTGAAACAGTACGTTTAAAGCGACGAAGAGCATCATCAAGAGATTCGTTTTTACGAACAACTGTTTTTGACATTAAATATTCCCTCCCTCCGAGCATTAAAAGTAACGTTTCCTTTTGAAAGTACGTAATCAAAATGAAATTGTTCTTTTGATATTATATCATAGGCAATAGCAATTGCAAAGTTTTATTGCAAAACAAAAACAGGAATTGTATTTGAATTGTGTGCATGGCCAAAAATTCCTGGCCGCGGTCCGGTGTATTTACCCTATCCAGCAGCCAGACAATCCTTGCAAACACCAAATATTTCGAAGCGATGGGAAGAAATCTGGCATCCTTCCAACTGTTGCTCAAAGAAATCCATCGGACACATCTGCAAGGCGATCGTCATCCCGCATTGTTGACAAATAAAGTGATGATGGTGGTGCCCCTCGTGCAAACAAGTGATCCGGAACAGCTTTTCGTTGTTCAATTCTGTTTCTTCCAGGATCCCAACTTCAACAAAAGTATACAGGTTGCGGTATATCGTGTCATAGCTGAGTGTCGGATATTCATCCTCCAACGCCTGGAGAACCGATTTTGCAGACAGATAACGGTTAGCCTCCACAAAAACCGTTATGATATCTTCCCTTTTTTGGGTGTACTTATACCCTTGTTTCTTCAATAGTTGCAGTGCAATTGTTACGGTATCTACCGGCATCATTTTCCCTCCCGACTCTATCAATTTCAAATTGACTATAGTATATTATTAGTGAGATTGCAATGATTAAGATTCAGAAAGGACGAAATTATATGGAACAACAAGAGCAACAGGATCTACATTTTGTCATCATATCCGATTCTGTAGGAGACACCGCCCGGAAAGTACTCCAGGCAGTTTTGGCACAATTCCCATCGATAACGGTTCATATGTATCATTATCCCTTCATCAGGAAAATGAAAGACTTGGAGCCTGTATTAGAAGAGGCCAAAGAGCTGAAAGCTTTTGTCATCCATACTTTGGTCGTCGAGAACTTGAGCGAATTCACAGATGATTTCTGCGCTGCAGAGAATTTGCCTTGCTATAACATACTGAAGGATTTGGTCAGGGATATTTCTGAAACGACCGGGCAACAGCCCCTCAAGAGAGCGGGTGCCCTGCATCGTTTGGATGACGAATATTTCAACCGGATCAGCGCCATCGAGTTCGCTGTCAAATACGATGATGGGAAAGATCCGAAAGGGTTCTTGGACGCCGATTTGGTGCTGCTCGGCGTTTCGCGCACTTCAAAGACGCCGCTCTCCATGTTTCTGGCGAACAAGAACATAAAAGTCGCCAACCTGCCGATTATGCCGGAAGCCTCAGTTCCTGACGAAATCTGGCAAGTGGATCCGAAGAAAATCGTCGGATTGACCAATGATGCTGAGGTATTGAACAATTTCCGCAAGGAGCGGATGATTGCCTACGGATTATCGCCGGAAACCATCTATTCGGATATGGAACGCATCCGGGCTGAGCTGGAATACGCCTATGAACTGTACAACAAATTGGGTTGCATCGTCATCAATGTATCCAAGCGTTCTATAGAAGAAACAGCCGCCATCATCATGACCAGCCTTGAAATTTCAGACACGACCATCATCCCATAACATCGAAAGAAGAGGACCCGATTTTAATCCGGGTCCTCTTCGTTTATATTTATATTCATTGGCACAGCAGCTGAGTCAGAAGCCCCTGCTGGATCCGCCGCCTCCGGAAGAACCGCCACCTCCGAAGCCGCCCCCTCCGCCAAAGCCGCCGCCATATCCTCCACGATGATTGTTGCCGCGGTAACCGCCGCCACCACCGCTTAGCAGCAGCCACCACAACGGGTTCATTCCGCCGCCGCGCCCGCCACGCCCGCCTCTGCCTCGGCCACCGAAAAAAAAGGACAGCAGCAAAAGGATGAATAGGAATTGGACCAGTGAAGCGAAGAACGATGAATCGCCTTCGGAATATTGCGTTGTATCGACAGGATAACCGGAGAAAATCACTTCGTCATCGTATTGGTATTCCTCGTTGACGACAACAGCAGCCTCCGTAAAGATTTCTTTCAGTCCGCCATCGAAATCATTAGCCGAAAGATAATCCAGATGATTGTCCAGGATTCTGCCGGTCCGGCTGTCCGTCAAGGCACCTTCCAGACCGTATCCGATTTCGAAGCGGATTTCCCTTTCCTCCAGAGCCAACAAAATCAGTACACCGTTATCAGCATCCGACTGGCCAATTCCCCACTTTTCGAACAGGTCGACAGAATACTCCTCGATTGTCTCCCCCTGCAGTGAATCGACCACCGCCACAACAACTTGGGGCTTCTCTTCCGTCGATTCGTATTGCTCATTCACGCTCATGATGAATGTTTTCGTTTCTTCGGAGAGCGTGCCGCTTGGATCATAGACATAAAAATCGTTTGTCGGATCAGGCAACGCCTGCGCATGTTTGGATGGAGCGAACGCCATCGAAAAGAAGAACAACCCCAAAGCCATAAGCAGTTGCCATCGCGCCTTTTTCTTCATTTGAAACAAAGCATCATCAGCCCCTCAATTATTCATCATCTGTGTTCAGATCTACACTAGGAGCGGTCTCGGCGCCGCTTGCCGCTTCAAAATAAGATTTTTCGTCAAATCCGAAAAGTCCTGCCATGAGCGATCCCGGGAACCGCTTGACTTTGTTGTTGTATTGTTGAACCGCTTCGTTGTAACGATCCCTTTCGACTGAAATCCTGTTTTCCGTGCCTGCCAACTCATCCATCAGAGCGGTCACTTGTTCGTTCGATTTCAGTTCCGGATAGTTCTCTACAATCACCAACAAACGCGAGAGTGCCGATTCCATCTCGTTGCTGGCGGCAACCTGTTCTTCCGTCGTCTGGGCACTGCCGATTCTCGCACGCGCATCAGCGATTGCACCGAAAACTTCCTGTTCCTGTTCCATGGCGCCTTTTACCGATTCCACCAAGTTGGGGATCAAGTCATAACGTCTTTGGAGTTTGCTTTCCACATTCGCCCATTGCACATCGACGTTGCTCTCCTCCGTAACCAATCCGTTATAGGAGCTGACCAACGGCACGCCCAACAGCAACACCGCAATAAACACACCGATTAAGCCCTTCAACCAACCTTTCATCTTCCCATCTCCTTTATCCTTTCATTTTGTACCTGTCTGTTATTATGCCTGAACCTTGGAAAAACCGCATCCATCCAAAGACGTATTTCTTACTGATTCAGTATGTCTTCCAACAATTGCGGATTGAATGTCTGTGCCTTCAGCATATCCAATTCGAATCGGTAAGGCGCCTTCTTGTTCTTTTTGTCCTCGCCCACGAACGGAGTTTCCAATATTTTCGGCAAATCCTGCAGTTGCGGATGGTGAACAATTTTGTTCAAGGTTTCGAAACCGATTGTGCCGAAACCGATATTCGCATGCCTGTCCTTGTGGGTCCCTCTTTCATTTTTCGAGTCGTTGACATGGATCATTTTCAAACGTTCCAGCCCGATGACGCGGTCAAATTCCTCCAAAACACCGTCGAAGTCCTCTTTGACATTATATCCTGCATCGTTCGTATGGCACGTATCCAACGTTACGGACAACTTGTCGTTATGGACTACGCCATCCATGATGGCAGCCAATTCTTCAAATGTCCGGCCGATCTCCGTGCCCTTTCCGGCCATCGTTTCCAACGCAATCTGCGCAGTCTGATTACGCTCCAGCACTTCATTCAGGCCCTTGATAATCTGCTTGATGCCTATTTCAGGACCGGCGCCGACATGCGATCCCGGATGCAGCGTGATTTGTCTTGCGCCAAGCGCTTGGGCCCGCATGATTTCATCGCGCAAAAATCCGATCGCGAATTCAAAATGGTCCGGTTTTGTGGTATTCGCCAAGTTGATGATGTATGGGGCATGTACGACCAGTTCAACCAAACCGTGTTTCGCCATATAATCCATGCCTTCCGGAATATTCATCTCATCGACGTTTTTTCTCCGGGTATTCTGCGGAGCGCCTGTGTAGATCATAAATACCGAAGAACCGTAAGAGGCTGCCTCTTCAGCTGACCCCAGCAACATTTTTTTGCCGCCCATAGAAACATGAGAACCTATCTTTAACATATCTTCACCCTTTTATTGTGTATTATCCTAAAAAGCAGTTTCGCCTTCAGTAAAGACTGAGACGAAAAAACAAGCCTTACGATACGATTATTGTATCATAAGGCCTGTTTCCCTTACCATCAGATGCTCTTTTTAGTGCAATTGTCAGTCCAATGAAGCGATTCTCAAGCTCAACTCTTTCAATTGAGCTGCGCTTACTTCGCTTGGTGCGTTGGTCATCGGGTCGAAAGCTTTCCCGTTTTTAGGGAACGCAATCACTTCACGAATATTCGATTCGCCAGCCAACAACATGACCAGACGATCCAACCCTAAAGCGATGCCGCCATGCGGTGGGAAGCCGTAGTCGAAAGCATCCAGCAAGAAACCGAACTCCTCTTCGGCATCTTCTTTACTGAAGCCAAGCGCCGCAAACATCTGCTCCTGTACTTCTCTTGTGTAGATACGCAATGATCCGCCGCCGATTTCATAGCCGTTCAGGACGATATCATAGGCTTGGGCATAAACTTCTTCCGGATGATCGACTAATTTGGAAAGATCCTCATCATTTGGACGAGT contains these protein-coding regions:
- the era gene encoding GTPase Era; translation: MNKKEGFKSGFVSIIGRPNVGKSTLLNRIVGQKVAIMSDVPQTTRNKIQGVVTSDDSQIVFIDTPGIHKPQTRLNDFMLKSAYSTFNEVDLVLFMVNAAEKRGAGDNFILEKLKNLRTPKFLIINKIDQVKPEELLKIIMDYTSDNEFNEVVPISAIQGNNVDEMMATIKKYMPEGPQFYPDDQVTDHPEYFVVSEFIREKILQLTKEEVPHSVAVVVESMLRNEDDKVHVHATIIVDRASQKGIIIGKGGKMLKEIGVRARRDIEAMLGDKIYLELWVKVQKDWRDKQSYLQDYGYRQKDYD
- a CDS encoding diacylglycerol kinase family protein produces the protein MLMDLKGTSREKMGKIGKNPNFFASVKHALDGIGIILKEEKNMRSHALFGVVPLLLAWLFESSPMEWIVIIFCIFLVIIMEFLNTIFENVVDLVTDYEYHPLAKKAKDIAAGAVLVTAFFAVLIAAIIFLPKFVELYYKLI
- the ybeY gene encoding rRNA maturation RNase YbeY, with protein sequence MEIDIFDETESVQNEHTELVHSLISFAGEYLKLPPDTELSITFVGNERIREINREYRNKDQATDVISFALNDDMDDDFPINMESITGAFPTNIGDIIISTDKTAEQAQSYGHSFERELGFLALHGFLHLNGYDHMTEEDEKEMFGLQKEILDAYGLKRDE
- a CDS encoding PhoH family protein, whose protein sequence is MTDKVNKTEKIEVVDASVLPQLFGSQDKHLKMLEDALHVTITSRGMKIEISGEETAVDKTRSLLKQLLELLARGIPISQTDIVTAIKMSERGSLDFFINLYEEEIGRSYAGKPIRAKNFGQRQYVQAVKKKDVVFGIGPAGTGKTFLAVVMAVEALKNGKVKKIILTRPAVEAGENLGFLPGDLKEKVDPYLRPVYDALYAIYGVEHTTRLMDRGVIEIAPLAYMRGRTLEDAFIILDEAQNTTVAQMKMFLTRLGFGSKMIVNGDKTQIDLPKGALSGLIDAEKKLRGIPDITFVTFDTYDVVRHPVVASIIKAYDVKEETKHNIEK
- the rpsU gene encoding 30S ribosomal protein S21, producing MSKTVVRKNESLDDALRRFKRTVSKTGTLQDARKHEFYEKPSVRRKKKSEAARKRKF
- a CDS encoding Fur family transcriptional regulator — translated: MMPVDTVTIALQLLKKQGYKYTQKREDIITVFVEANRYLSAKSVLQALEDEYPTLSYDTIYRNLYTFVEVGILEETELNNEKLFRITCLHEGHHHHHFICQQCGMTIALQMCPMDFFEQQLEGCQISSHRFEIFGVCKDCLAAG
- a CDS encoding pyruvate, water dikinase regulatory protein; translation: MEQQEQQDLHFVIISDSVGDTARKVLQAVLAQFPSITVHMYHYPFIRKMKDLEPVLEEAKELKAFVIHTLVVENLSEFTDDFCAAENLPCYNILKDLVRDISETTGQQPLKRAGALHRLDDEYFNRISAIEFAVKYDDGKDPKGFLDADLVLLGVSRTSKTPLSMFLANKNIKVANLPIMPEASVPDEIWQVDPKKIVGLTNDAEVLNNFRKERMIAYGLSPETIYSDMERIRAELEYAYELYNKLGCIVINVSKRSIEETAAIIMTSLEISDTTIIP
- a CDS encoding TPM domain-containing protein translates to MKKKARWQLLMALGLFFFSMAFAPSKHAQALPDPTNDFYVYDPSGTLSEETKTFIMSVNEQYESTEEKPQVVVAVVDSLQGETIEEYSVDLFEKWGIGQSDADNGVLILLALEEREIRFEIGYGLEGALTDSRTGRILDNHLDYLSANDFDGGLKEIFTEAAVVVNEEYQYDDEVIFSGYPVDTTQYSEGDSSFFASLVQFLFILLLLSFFFGGRGRGGRGGRGGGMNPLWWLLLSGGGGGYRGNNHRGGYGGGFGGGGGFGGGGSSGGGGSSRGF
- a CDS encoding LemA family protein — its product is MKGWLKGLIGVFIAVLLLGVPLVSSYNGLVTEESNVDVQWANVESKLQRRYDLIPNLVESVKGAMEQEQEVFGAIADARARIGSAQTTEEQVAASNEMESALSRLLVIVENYPELKSNEQVTALMDELAGTENRISVERDRYNEAVQQYNNKVKRFPGSLMAGLFGFDEKSYFEAASGAETAPSVDLNTDDE
- a CDS encoding deoxyribonuclease IV, which produces MLKIGSHVSMGGKKMLLGSAEEAASYGSSVFMIYTGAPQNTRRKNVDEMNIPEGMDYMAKHGLVELVVHAPYIINLANTTKPDHFEFAIGFLRDEIMRAQALGARQITLHPGSHVGAGPEIGIKQIIKGLNEVLERNQTAQIALETMAGKGTEIGRTFEELAAIMDGVVHNDKLSVTLDTCHTNDAGYNVKEDFDGVLEEFDRVIGLERLKMIHVNDSKNERGTHKDRHANIGFGTIGFETLNKIVHHPQLQDLPKILETPFVGEDKKNKKAPYRFELDMLKAQTFNPQLLEDILNQ